A stretch of Dyella sp. BiH032 DNA encodes these proteins:
- a CDS encoding DNA-binding transcriptional regulator translates to MSPHRIALLFNANKVYDRQVVAGIGQYLKSTRVVWDLFLEEDFRCRTLGIQHWRGDGIIADFDDPTVEEALAHLSIPVVAVGGSYADDSRYPANIPYVGTDNAKLVRVAYDHLIEQGLQRFAFYGLPPSPGNRWAQEREDAFLRMIAEDGLEGVVYRGSPTSAGGWGRSQEDMVAWVRSLPKPIGVIAVTDARARQLLQACVVADVPIPEQIAVVGIDNDPMAQLLSRIPLTSVIQGAEEMGRTAAQVLHQMLHGGDCSSTRILVPPVGLSVQASSQHEPLRSPYVMRAKHYIRQYACLGIKTEQVADYVGISRTLLEEHFKRELKQTVHQAILEHKLEMARGMLEDNAVPLAEVAVRCGFTSLQYMYAVFRREFNCTPRQFLGAARA, encoded by the coding sequence ATGTCGCCCCATCGCATCGCCCTGCTGTTCAATGCCAACAAGGTGTACGACCGCCAGGTCGTCGCCGGCATCGGTCAATACCTGAAGTCCACCCGCGTGGTGTGGGACCTGTTCCTGGAAGAGGATTTCCGCTGCCGCACGCTGGGCATCCAGCACTGGCGCGGCGACGGCATCATCGCCGACTTCGACGATCCCACCGTGGAAGAGGCCCTGGCGCACCTTTCCATCCCGGTGGTGGCGGTGGGCGGTTCCTACGCGGACGACAGCCGCTACCCGGCCAACATTCCTTACGTAGGCACCGACAACGCCAAGCTGGTGCGGGTGGCCTACGACCACCTGATCGAGCAGGGCCTGCAACGCTTCGCCTTCTACGGCCTGCCGCCGTCGCCCGGCAACCGCTGGGCGCAGGAGCGCGAAGACGCCTTCCTGCGGATGATCGCGGAAGACGGCCTGGAAGGCGTGGTCTACCGCGGCTCACCCACCAGCGCCGGCGGTTGGGGCCGCTCGCAGGAGGACATGGTCGCCTGGGTGCGTTCGCTGCCCAAGCCGATCGGCGTGATCGCCGTGACCGACGCCCGCGCGCGGCAGCTGCTGCAAGCCTGCGTGGTCGCCGACGTACCGATTCCCGAGCAGATCGCCGTGGTCGGCATCGACAACGACCCGATGGCGCAACTGCTCAGCCGCATCCCGCTGACCTCGGTGATCCAGGGCGCGGAAGAAATGGGCCGCACCGCCGCCCAGGTGCTGCACCAGATGCTGCACGGCGGCGACTGCTCCAGCACCCGCATCCTGGTACCGCCGGTGGGCCTGAGCGTGCAGGCCAGCAGCCAGCACGAACCCCTGCGCAGCCCCTACGTGATGCGCGCGAAGCATTACATCCGCCAGTACGCCTGTCTTGGGATCAAGACGGAGCAGGTGGCGGATTACGTGGGTATCTCGCGCACGCTGCTGGAAGAGCACTTCAAGCGCGAGCTGAAGCAGACCGTCCATCAAGCGATCCTGGAGCACAAGCTGGAGATGGCGCGCGGGATGCTGGAGGACAACGCGGTGCCGCTGGCGGAGGTGGCTGTGCGGTGTGGCTTCACCTCGCTGCAGTACATGTATGCGGTGTTCCGGCGGGAGTTTAATTGCACGCCGAGGCAGTTTTTGGGGGCGGCGCGGGCGTAA
- the xylA gene encoding xylose isomerase has protein sequence MSYFEHVAPIRYAGAQADDPLAFRHYDPSRVILGKRMDEHLRLAVCYWHSFVWPGMDMFGAGTFQRPWQQAGDPMAQAHAKADAAFDFFQRLGAPFYTFHDTDLAPEGANLAEYARNFATMVDVLEAKQAQTGMKLLWGTANLFSHPRYAAGAASSPQPEVFAYAASQVFHAMGATHRLGGANYVLWGGREGYDTLLNTDLRRERAQLGRFFQMVVEHKHKLGFKGTILIEPKPQEPTKHQYDYDTATVYGFLKEFGLENEVKVNLEANHATLAGHSFHHEVATAISLGVFGSIDANRGDPQNGWDTDQFPNSVEELTLVMYEILRAGGFTTGGFNFDTKVRRQSVDAADLFHGHIGAIDALALALERAAKMIEDDRLAAFKAQRYAGWDGEFGKRILDGGLTLQGLAEEAARRDLHPSHVSGQQERLENLVNRYIYG, from the coding sequence ATGAGTTATTTCGAGCACGTGGCGCCGATCCGTTATGCCGGCGCCCAGGCGGACGATCCGCTTGCGTTCCGCCATTACGATCCGTCGCGCGTGATCCTGGGCAAGCGCATGGACGAGCACTTGCGTCTGGCCGTGTGCTATTGGCACAGCTTCGTGTGGCCGGGCATGGACATGTTCGGCGCAGGCACCTTCCAGCGCCCGTGGCAGCAGGCCGGCGACCCGATGGCGCAGGCGCACGCCAAGGCGGATGCGGCATTCGACTTCTTCCAGCGCCTGGGCGCGCCGTTCTACACCTTCCACGACACCGATCTCGCGCCGGAAGGCGCCAACCTCGCCGAGTACGCGCGCAATTTCGCCACCATGGTGGACGTGCTGGAGGCCAAGCAGGCCCAGACCGGCATGAAGCTGCTGTGGGGCACCGCCAACCTGTTCAGTCACCCGCGTTATGCCGCGGGCGCGGCCAGCAGCCCGCAGCCGGAAGTATTCGCTTACGCGGCCAGCCAGGTGTTCCACGCCATGGGCGCCACGCATCGCCTGGGCGGCGCCAACTATGTGCTGTGGGGCGGCCGCGAGGGTTATGACACCTTGCTCAATACCGACCTGCGCCGCGAGCGCGCGCAGTTGGGCCGGTTTTTCCAGATGGTGGTCGAGCACAAGCACAAGCTGGGTTTCAAGGGCACGATCCTGATCGAGCCCAAGCCGCAGGAACCGACCAAGCACCAATACGACTACGACACCGCCACGGTCTACGGCTTCCTCAAGGAGTTCGGCCTGGAGAACGAGGTCAAGGTCAACCTGGAAGCCAACCACGCCACTCTGGCGGGGCATTCCTTCCACCACGAAGTGGCTACGGCGATCTCGCTGGGCGTCTTCGGCAGCATCGACGCCAACCGCGGCGACCCGCAGAACGGCTGGGATACCGACCAGTTCCCCAACAGTGTGGAGGAACTGACCTTGGTGATGTACGAGATCCTGCGTGCCGGCGGCTTCACCACCGGCGGCTTCAACTTCGACACCAAGGTGCGCCGCCAGAGCGTGGACGCGGCCGACCTGTTCCATGGCCACATCGGCGCGATCGACGCATTGGCGCTGGCGCTGGAACGCGCGGCGAAGATGATCGAGGACGACCGCCTGGCCGCCTTCAAGGCGCAGCGCTACGCCGGCTGGGACGGGGAATTCGGCAAGCGCATCCTGGACGGTGGCCTCACCCTGCAGGGCCTGGCGGAAGAAGCGGCCAGGCGCGATCTGCACCCGAGCCACGTTTCCGGCCAGCAGGAGCGGCTGGAGAACCTGGTCAACCGCTACATCTACGGCTGA
- a CDS encoding DUF5597 domain-containing protein yields MLLKRLLLLTLATLTPPAFSAELPRIATDHGRHALFVDGKPFLILGAQVNNSSNWPAALDEVWPAIDKLHANTVQVPIAWEQIEAKEGQFDFSFLDTLVGQAREHHVRLILLWFATWKNNGPSYAPSWVKLDDRRFPRVHDREGKRLNSLSPLATATLEADRKAFVQLMTHLRQIDGDRHTVIMVQVENEAGTYGSDRDHSPMADKIFGGPVPQELLRATGKSPGSWSQVFGNDAAEFFHAWHVAHFIGQVAAAGKAVYPLPMYANAALRDPFEPGMPGSYESGGPTDNVLHVWKAAAPALDVLGPDIYRPDYRHYSTYLERYARKDNPLFVAETGNAPVYARYVYAALGARAIGWSPFGMDFTRYSNYPLGARKLDDATLETFAANYRVLAPMVGELAAAAHAGKLWGAAEPDDTHEQTLDLGNWQVRLGYGQLQFGTEPPKGNPERTSGALFAQLGDNEYLVVGRDVRVSFLPARGRKVDFLLDRVEEGHYENGQWVFRRLWNGDQTDWGLNFTGEPQVLRVRLATY; encoded by the coding sequence ATGCTCCTGAAGCGCCTCCTCCTCCTCACCCTCGCCACACTTACACCCCCCGCCTTCTCTGCCGAACTTCCCCGCATCGCTACCGACCACGGCCGCCACGCGCTCTTCGTCGACGGCAAGCCTTTCCTGATCCTCGGTGCGCAGGTCAACAACTCCAGCAATTGGCCGGCCGCGCTCGACGAAGTCTGGCCGGCCATCGATAAGCTCCACGCGAACACCGTGCAGGTACCCATCGCCTGGGAACAGATCGAAGCGAAGGAAGGGCAGTTCGACTTCAGCTTCCTGGACACCCTCGTCGGCCAGGCGCGCGAGCACCACGTCCGCCTGATCCTGCTGTGGTTCGCTACCTGGAAGAACAACGGTCCCAGCTATGCGCCGTCCTGGGTGAAGCTGGACGACCGCCGCTTCCCGCGTGTCCATGACCGCGAAGGCAAGCGCCTCAACTCGCTGTCGCCGCTGGCCACGGCCACGCTGGAAGCCGACCGCAAGGCCTTCGTGCAACTGATGACGCATCTGCGCCAGATCGACGGCGACCGCCACACCGTGATCATGGTGCAGGTGGAGAACGAAGCCGGCACCTACGGCAGCGACCGCGACCACTCGCCGATGGCCGATAAGATCTTCGGCGGACCGGTGCCGCAGGAACTGCTGCGCGCCACCGGAAAATCCCCGGGCAGCTGGAGCCAGGTCTTCGGCAACGATGCCGCCGAATTCTTCCACGCCTGGCACGTCGCGCACTTCATCGGACAGGTAGCTGCCGCGGGCAAGGCGGTCTATCCGCTGCCGATGTACGCCAACGCGGCGCTGCGCGACCCGTTCGAGCCGGGCATGCCCGGCAGCTACGAGAGCGGCGGACCGACCGACAACGTGCTGCACGTCTGGAAGGCCGCAGCGCCGGCGCTCGACGTGCTGGGGCCGGACATCTACCGGCCCGACTACCGGCACTACAGCACCTATCTGGAGCGCTACGCGCGCAAGGACAATCCGCTGTTCGTCGCGGAAACCGGCAATGCCCCGGTCTATGCGCGCTATGTCTACGCCGCACTGGGCGCGCGGGCAATCGGCTGGTCGCCGTTCGGTATGGATTTCACCCGCTATTCCAACTACCCGCTGGGCGCGCGCAAGCTGGACGACGCCACCCTGGAAACCTTCGCCGCCAACTATCGCGTGCTGGCGCCGATGGTGGGCGAACTCGCGGCGGCGGCCCACGCTGGCAAGCTGTGGGGCGCGGCTGAGCCCGACGATACGCATGAGCAGACGCTCGACCTGGGGAACTGGCAGGTCCGCCTGGGCTACGGGCAACTGCAGTTCGGCACCGAGCCGCCCAAGGGCAACCCCGAGCGCACGAGTGGCGCGCTGTTCGCCCAGCTGGGCGATAACGAATACCTCGTCGTCGGCCGCGATGTGCGGGTGAGCTTCCTGCCCGCGCGCGGACGCAAGGTGGATTTCCTGCTCGATCGCGTCGAGGAGGGGCATTACGAGAACGGCCAGTGGGTCTTCCGCCGCCTGTGGAACGGCGACCAGACCGATTGGGGCCTGAATTTCACCGGCGAGCCGCAGGTACTGCGCGTGCGGCTCGCCACGTATTGA
- a CDS encoding cellulase, giving the protein MAGIDTGRRGRARPGWRAALAVCLLAFAASVAAEDAVPYRYAGVRIGGGGFVSGLVFHPTEKGLYYARTDVGGAYRWDDAAKRWVPLTDWIEAKDENLLGIDSLAVDPSDPERVYLAAGTYTAPQAGNGAVLRSADRGRHFERADMPFKMGGNELGRGNGERLAVDPHDGRVLFLGSRGAGLWRSEDYGAHWSNVKSFPAVSTSPSAIAENKWRRQAIGIVFVTFEPASGKPGKPTPTLYAGVSTQETSLFRSDDGGGTWKPVPGQPIGLRPNHMVRGGDGAYYLSYGDEPGPDTMHDGAVWKYEPSSGRWTEITPWPRPKDGQSGYGWGAVAVDPRDPKVLMTATFAHYTPKDELFRSTDGGAHWTAVFPRSEFEHSTATWTRDHTPHWLASIQIDPYDPDHVLFVTGYGIWASRDMRAMDRGGTVHWAFQDEGLEETVALGLISPPEGAHLLSAIGDLDGYRHDDLDTAQLQFAAPPRYANGESIDVAQAKPALIVRSGFLRKPFGPAIRAAWSEDGGRQWKAFASEPPEGEGAGSIAIAADGSTVVWAPRNASHVYLTHDVGKAWTMVEGLGPNLRVLADRIDAKRFYAYDRQSGALFASRDGGTHFTPIDGELGEASRGRAQTRVQASPDQAGVLYVGSRDGEWLRGSQDGRVLKRFAGVTGVDAFGFGKAAPGNHTPTLFMAGRLRDAQGIFRSLDDGASWQRIDDAGHRYGRISHLVGDPRIFGRLYFATSGRGIFYGDPASGATP; this is encoded by the coding sequence GTGGCAGGGATCGATACGGGCCGGCGCGGTCGCGCACGGCCCGGATGGAGGGCGGCGCTGGCGGTTTGCCTGCTGGCGTTCGCCGCGTCAGTGGCGGCCGAAGACGCGGTGCCCTATCGTTACGCCGGCGTGCGCATCGGCGGCGGCGGCTTCGTCAGCGGGCTGGTGTTCCACCCGACGGAGAAGGGCCTGTACTACGCGCGTACCGACGTCGGCGGCGCCTATCGCTGGGACGATGCGGCCAAGCGCTGGGTGCCGCTCACCGACTGGATCGAGGCGAAGGACGAGAACCTGCTGGGCATCGACAGCCTCGCCGTCGATCCCTCCGATCCCGAACGTGTCTACCTCGCCGCAGGCACTTACACCGCGCCTCAGGCCGGCAACGGCGCGGTACTGCGCTCGGCCGATCGCGGCCGGCATTTCGAGCGCGCCGACATGCCGTTCAAGATGGGCGGCAACGAACTGGGCCGCGGCAATGGCGAGCGGCTGGCGGTCGATCCGCACGACGGCCGCGTGCTGTTCCTGGGCTCGCGCGGGGCGGGCTTGTGGCGCAGCGAGGACTACGGCGCGCATTGGTCCAACGTGAAGAGCTTTCCGGCCGTCAGCACATCGCCTTCCGCTATCGCGGAGAACAAGTGGCGCAGACAGGCGATCGGTATCGTGTTCGTGACGTTCGAGCCCGCCAGCGGCAAGCCGGGCAAACCGACGCCCACGCTGTATGCCGGCGTGTCGACGCAGGAAACCAGCCTGTTCCGTTCCGATGACGGCGGCGGCACGTGGAAGCCGGTGCCCGGCCAGCCCATCGGACTTCGCCCCAACCACATGGTGCGCGGCGGCGATGGCGCGTACTACCTGAGCTACGGCGACGAGCCCGGCCCCGACACCATGCACGATGGCGCGGTTTGGAAGTACGAACCGTCGAGCGGACGCTGGACCGAGATCACGCCCTGGCCACGTCCGAAGGATGGCCAAAGCGGGTATGGCTGGGGCGCGGTCGCGGTGGACCCGCGCGATCCGAAGGTGCTGATGACCGCGACCTTTGCGCACTACACGCCGAAGGACGAACTGTTCCGCAGCACCGACGGCGGTGCGCATTGGACGGCGGTGTTCCCGCGCTCCGAATTCGAACACTCCACCGCCACCTGGACGCGCGACCACACACCGCACTGGCTGGCATCGATCCAGATCGACCCCTATGACCCGGACCACGTTCTGTTCGTCACCGGCTACGGCATCTGGGCCTCGCGCGATATGCGCGCGATGGACCGCGGCGGCACGGTGCATTGGGCGTTCCAGGACGAAGGACTGGAAGAGACCGTGGCGCTGGGGTTGATCAGCCCGCCAGAAGGCGCGCACTTGCTGAGCGCCATCGGCGATCTCGACGGTTATCGCCACGACGACCTCGACACGGCGCAACTGCAATTCGCGGCGCCGCCGCGTTACGCCAACGGCGAGAGCATCGATGTCGCGCAGGCGAAGCCGGCGCTGATCGTGCGCAGCGGTTTCCTGCGCAAGCCCTTCGGACCGGCGATCCGCGCGGCCTGGTCCGAGGACGGCGGCCGGCAGTGGAAAGCCTTTGCCAGCGAGCCGCCGGAAGGCGAGGGCGCCGGGAGCATCGCCATCGCCGCGGACGGCAGTACGGTGGTGTGGGCGCCGCGCAACGCGTCGCATGTCTACCTCACCCATGATGTCGGCAAGGCTTGGACGATGGTCGAAGGACTCGGCCCCAACCTGCGCGTGCTGGCGGATCGAATCGACGCCAAGCGCTTCTATGCCTACGACCGCCAGAGCGGCGCGCTATTTGCCAGTCGCGATGGCGGTACACATTTCACGCCGATCGATGGCGAGCTGGGCGAAGCATCCCGCGGGCGCGCGCAGACGCGCGTGCAGGCATCGCCGGATCAGGCCGGCGTGTTGTACGTCGGCAGCCGTGACGGCGAATGGTTGAGGGGTTCCCAGGACGGCCGCGTGCTCAAGCGCTTCGCTGGCGTCACGGGCGTCGATGCGTTCGGCTTCGGCAAGGCGGCGCCGGGGAACCACACACCGACGCTGTTCATGGCCGGAAGGCTGCGCGACGCGCAGGGCATCTTCCGCTCCCTGGACGATGGCGCGAGCTGGCAGCGCATCGACGACGCGGGTCACCGCTACGGCCGGATCAGCCACCTTGTCGGCGACCCGCGCATCTTCGGCCGCCTGTACTTCGCCACCAGCGGACGCGGTATTTTCTATGGCGATCCCGCCAGTGGGGCAACGCCATGA
- the xylB gene encoding xylulokinase, producing MFLGLDLGTSAVKAVLVDEAGAVRATVTQPLAVSHPQPRWSEQDPADWWRAAVAAVDELLATAAREGIAPGRVAAIGLSGQMHGATLLDARDRVLRPAILWNDGRSDAECRLMETLPDFRAITGNLAMPGFTAPKLAWLREHEPAVFDATAKVLLPKDYLRLCLTGDYATDVSDAAGTLWLDVARRQWSDPMLAACGLTREHMPTLHEGSDATGRLRAELAERWGMARVPVAAGGGDNAAGAVGVGIVRHGQAMLSLGTSGVYFAVSDGFLSRPEQAVHSFCHALPGTWHLMSVMLNAASCLDFTARLTGHAGVGAMLAEAEQAPMRDEAPLFLPYLTGERTPHNDVHATGAFTGLRADTTRADLANATLEGVGLGLLDGIEAVDAAGLRADSVAVIGGGSRSAYWIQMLADIAGRPLELRAGGDVGAALGAARLARLAAEPGATIEEVCAMPPLVAVHEPNAARHAYYRQTRQPLFRAAYRAQRAARDATAGHG from the coding sequence ATGTTCCTCGGGCTCGACCTGGGCACCTCGGCGGTCAAGGCCGTGCTGGTCGACGAGGCCGGCGCCGTGCGCGCCACGGTCACGCAGCCGCTGGCCGTCTCCCATCCGCAACCGCGCTGGTCCGAGCAGGATCCGGCGGACTGGTGGCGCGCTGCGGTCGCCGCGGTGGACGAACTCTTGGCTACGGCGGCGCGCGAAGGCATCGCGCCGGGCCGCGTGGCGGCGATCGGCCTGAGCGGACAGATGCACGGCGCCACCCTGCTGGACGCGCGCGACCGCGTGCTGCGTCCAGCCATCCTGTGGAACGACGGCCGCAGCGATGCCGAATGCCGCTTGATGGAGACCCTGCCGGATTTCCGCGCGATCACCGGCAATCTCGCCATGCCCGGCTTCACCGCGCCGAAGCTGGCGTGGTTGCGCGAACACGAGCCGGCGGTGTTCGACGCCACCGCCAAGGTGCTGTTGCCGAAGGATTACCTGCGCCTGTGCCTCACGGGCGATTACGCCACCGACGTCTCCGATGCAGCCGGCACGTTGTGGCTGGACGTGGCCCGGCGCCAGTGGAGCGACCCCATGCTCGCCGCCTGCGGGCTGACCCGCGAGCACATGCCGACCCTGCACGAAGGCAGCGACGCCACCGGCCGCCTGCGCGCCGAATTGGCCGAGCGCTGGGGCATGGCGCGCGTGCCGGTGGCCGCCGGCGGCGGCGACAACGCGGCCGGCGCGGTGGGCGTGGGCATCGTACGGCACGGGCAGGCCATGCTGTCGCTGGGCACCTCGGGTGTGTATTTCGCCGTCTCCGACGGCTTTCTGTCGCGGCCGGAACAGGCCGTGCACAGTTTCTGCCACGCGCTGCCGGGCACCTGGCACCTGATGTCGGTGATGCTCAACGCCGCCAGTTGCCTCGACTTCACCGCGCGCTTGACCGGGCACGCGGGCGTCGGCGCCATGCTGGCCGAGGCCGAGCAGGCGCCGATGCGCGACGAAGCTCCGCTGTTCCTGCCTTACCTCACCGGCGAGCGCACGCCGCACAACGACGTGCACGCCACCGGTGCCTTCACCGGCTTGCGCGCGGATACCACGCGCGCGGACCTGGCCAACGCGACGCTCGAAGGCGTGGGCCTGGGCCTGCTCGATGGCATCGAAGCGGTGGACGCCGCCGGTCTGCGTGCGGATAGCGTCGCGGTGATCGGCGGCGGCTCGCGCAGCGCCTACTGGATCCAGATGCTGGCGGACATCGCCGGCCGTCCGCTCGAGTTGCGCGCCGGTGGCGACGTCGGCGCCGCGCTCGGCGCCGCCCGGCTCGCTCGCCTGGCGGCGGAGCCGGGCGCGACGATCGAAGAAGTGTGCGCCATGCCACCGCTCGTGGCGGTGCATGAACCCAACGCCGCGCGGCACGCCTACTATCGCCAGACCCGGCAGCCCCTGTTCCGCGCGGCCTATCGCGCGCAGCGGGCGGCGCGCGATGCGACGGCCGGCCACGGCTGA
- a CDS encoding TIM-barrel domain-containing protein produces MWIPLGALALAVLAGCGKAPDEHAAAPASATATGHAQKLADGIIVRLDHSPQQVRLQAVDESIVHVTAVPDGKFDLPASLMAVKTGGDAKFTVEETADAVTLKTSRLSAQVSLRDGAVRFFDASGKPLLAERADGRTFQPETIEGKPYYAVRQRFESPADEAFYGLGQHQNRQMNYKGEDVELAQHNMDVGIPFVVSSRNYGVLWDNNSITRFGDAREYQPLSQSLKLYDADGKPGGLTASYYDAGGSLKLKRVEKQPDYQYLKDVAQWPSESPAKTTGKVVWEGSIEPAVSGVHKLRLYASSYAKVWLDGKLVYDDWRQNWNPWYHNLKLPMDAGSKHSLRIEWLPNEGYLTLLHLDPLPGDEQNELSLFSEVGHAVDYYFIAGDNLDQVVAGYREVTGKATMLPRWAYGFWQSRERYKTQAEILDTARRYRELGLPLDNVVEDWSYWPEDAWGSHDFDKARFPDAKGMVDQLHAIHVQLMISVWPKFYPETKNYQELDAKGYIYRRNVEKKEVDWIGKGYFNAFYDPYADEARRIYWRQIQEKLGAIGIDAWWLDASEPDTHSNLDIAERKLRMGPTALGPGAAFFNSYPLMHTAGVYEGWRRDHGDRRAFILTRSAFAGQQRNAAATWSGDVASRWSNLHDQISAGVNFSLAGIPNWTTDIGGFALEPRYEKPNKADLDEWRELNLRWFQFGAFSPLFRSHGQFPYREIYNLASPGSPIYDALAYYDRLRYRLMPYVYTLAGDTYWKDGTIMRGLVMDFPADAKVRNIDDEYMFGPAFLVAPVTAYKATSRPVYLPAGAGWYEFHTGKFHQGGTTIQADAPLARMPLFVRAGAIVPTGVDIQYTGEKPDAPVTLLVYAGANGQFSLYEDEGTTYGYEKGRYSRIPLSYDDAAKTLKLGKREGDGSGAPAKRTFVVRVIREGKANADGADAGGDVNVVYEGDEVAVKL; encoded by the coding sequence ATGTGGATCCCGCTCGGCGCGCTCGCGCTTGCGGTCTTGGCCGGCTGCGGCAAGGCGCCGGACGAGCACGCCGCCGCGCCGGCATCCGCGACGGCCACGGGCCACGCACAGAAACTCGCCGATGGGATCATCGTGCGCCTGGATCATTCCCCGCAGCAGGTGCGCCTGCAGGCCGTGGACGAAAGCATCGTGCACGTCACCGCGGTGCCGGACGGCAAGTTCGACCTGCCCGCCAGCCTGATGGCGGTGAAGACCGGCGGCGACGCGAAGTTCACCGTCGAGGAAACGGCCGACGCGGTGACGCTGAAGACCTCGCGCCTGTCCGCGCAGGTATCGCTGCGCGATGGGGCCGTACGCTTCTTCGACGCTTCCGGCAAGCCGCTGCTGGCCGAGCGTGCTGACGGCCGCACGTTCCAGCCGGAAACCATCGAGGGCAAGCCCTACTACGCCGTGCGCCAGCGCTTCGAATCCCCGGCGGACGAAGCCTTCTACGGCCTGGGCCAGCACCAGAACCGTCAGATGAACTACAAGGGCGAGGACGTGGAGCTAGCGCAGCACAACATGGACGTGGGCATTCCGTTCGTGGTGTCCTCGCGTAACTACGGCGTGCTGTGGGACAACAACTCGATCACCCGCTTCGGCGATGCGCGCGAGTACCAGCCGCTCAGCCAGTCGCTGAAGCTCTACGACGCCGACGGCAAGCCCGGCGGACTCACCGCCAGTTACTACGACGCGGGTGGCTCGCTGAAGCTCAAGCGCGTGGAAAAGCAGCCCGACTATCAGTACTTGAAGGACGTGGCGCAGTGGCCGTCCGAATCGCCGGCCAAGACCACCGGCAAGGTGGTGTGGGAAGGCAGCATCGAGCCTGCGGTCTCCGGCGTGCACAAGCTGCGGCTGTATGCGAGCAGCTACGCCAAGGTCTGGCTCGACGGCAAGCTGGTCTACGACGACTGGCGCCAGAACTGGAACCCCTGGTACCACAACCTCAAGTTGCCGATGGACGCCGGCAGCAAGCACAGCCTGCGCATCGAGTGGCTGCCGAACGAGGGCTACCTGACCCTGCTGCACCTCGACCCGCTGCCTGGCGACGAGCAGAACGAGCTGTCGCTGTTCTCTGAAGTTGGCCACGCGGTGGACTACTACTTCATCGCCGGCGATAACCTCGACCAGGTGGTCGCCGGCTACCGCGAGGTGACCGGCAAGGCGACCATGCTGCCGCGCTGGGCCTATGGTTTCTGGCAGAGCCGCGAGCGCTACAAGACGCAGGCGGAGATCCTCGACACCGCCAGGCGCTACCGCGAGCTGGGCCTGCCGCTGGACAACGTGGTGGAGGACTGGAGCTACTGGCCGGAGGACGCGTGGGGTTCGCACGACTTCGACAAGGCGCGCTTCCCCGATGCCAAGGGCATGGTCGACCAGCTGCACGCCATACACGTGCAGCTGATGATCTCCGTGTGGCCGAAGTTCTATCCCGAGACGAAGAACTACCAGGAGCTGGACGCCAAGGGCTACATCTATCGGCGCAACGTAGAGAAGAAGGAAGTCGACTGGATCGGCAAGGGCTATTTCAATGCCTTCTACGATCCCTATGCGGACGAGGCGCGGCGCATCTACTGGCGGCAGATCCAGGAGAAGCTCGGCGCGATCGGCATCGACGCGTGGTGGCTGGACGCCTCCGAGCCGGACACGCATTCCAATCTCGACATCGCCGAACGCAAGCTGCGCATGGGGCCGACCGCACTCGGCCCGGGTGCCGCGTTCTTCAACTCGTATCCGCTGATGCACACTGCCGGCGTGTACGAAGGCTGGCGCCGCGATCACGGCGATCGCCGCGCGTTCATTCTGACGCGCTCCGCGTTCGCCGGGCAGCAACGCAACGCGGCCGCCACCTGGAGCGGCGACGTCGCCTCGCGCTGGAGCAATCTGCACGACCAGATTTCCGCGGGCGTCAACTTCTCGCTGGCCGGCATTCCCAACTGGACCACCGACATCGGCGGCTTCGCGCTGGAGCCGCGCTATGAAAAGCCGAACAAGGCGGATCTGGACGAATGGCGCGAGCTCAACCTGCGCTGGTTCCAGTTCGGCGCGTTCAGCCCGCTGTTCCGCTCGCACGGCCAGTTCCCCTACCGCGAGATATACAACCTCGCCTCGCCCGGCTCGCCGATCTACGACGCGCTGGCTTACTACGACCGCCTGCGCTATCGCCTGATGCCGTATGTGTACACGCTGGCCGGCGATACGTATTGGAAGGACGGCACCATCATGCGCGGCTTGGTGATGGATTTCCCTGCTGACGCGAAGGTGCGCAATATCGACGACGAGTACATGTTCGGCCCCGCCTTCCTGGTCGCCCCCGTCACCGCATACAAGGCGACCTCGCGGCCGGTCTATCTGCCCGCGGGCGCAGGCTGGTACGAATTCCACACCGGCAAGTTCCACCAGGGCGGCACGACCATCCAGGCCGACGCACCGCTCGCCCGCATGCCACTGTTCGTCCGCGCCGGCGCGATCGTGCCCACGGGCGTGGACATCCAGTACACGGGCGAGAAACCGGATGCGCCGGTAACGCTGCTGGTGTACGCCGGCGCGAACGGGCAGTTCTCGCTGTACGAGGACGAAGGCACGACGTACGGCTACGAGAAGGGGCGGTATTCGCGGATCCCGCTGAGCTATGACGATGCGGCGAAGACGCTGAAGCTCGGCAAGCGGGAGGGTGATGGGAGCGGGGCTCCGGCGAAGCGCACGTTCGTAGTGCGGGTGATTCGCGAGGGGAAGGCGAATGCGGATGGCGCGGATGCGGGTGGGGATGTGAATGTGGTTTATGAGGGGGATGAGGTGGCGGTGAAGTTGTGA